In one window of Bdellovibrio bacteriovorus W DNA:
- a CDS encoding putative hydrolase (COG0561 Predicted hydrolases of the HAD superfamily), which produces MKELSEFNSSIEFLFTDIDDTLTFEGQLGPEAYEALWQLHDTGVKVIPVTGRPAGWCEMIARMWPVHGIIGENGGFYFRYHDKKMHRHFFNDATERANNQKKLELIKQDVLAKVPNAGIASDQFCRLMDLAIDFCEDVAPLSKAEVTTIKNIFENHGAIAKVSSIHVNGWFGDYDKLSMTLQFLKNEFSISPERAKEVCAFSGDSPNDEPMFAYFPHSFAVANIRDFIKDIKSPPTYVANLRGGLGFQEIAEVILNKK; this is translated from the coding sequence ATGAAAGAACTTTCTGAGTTCAATTCTTCCATCGAATTTCTTTTTACAGACATTGACGACACTCTGACTTTCGAAGGTCAACTAGGGCCCGAGGCCTACGAAGCCCTTTGGCAGCTTCATGATACCGGAGTGAAGGTGATCCCCGTCACTGGTCGCCCAGCGGGTTGGTGCGAGATGATTGCACGAATGTGGCCCGTTCATGGAATCATCGGAGAAAATGGCGGATTCTATTTCCGCTATCACGATAAAAAAATGCATCGGCACTTTTTCAACGACGCTACTGAAAGAGCCAATAATCAAAAGAAACTCGAACTCATTAAACAAGATGTCCTCGCCAAAGTCCCCAACGCCGGAATCGCCAGCGATCAATTCTGCCGCCTTATGGATCTTGCGATTGATTTTTGTGAAGACGTTGCTCCTCTTTCAAAAGCAGAGGTCACAACTATAAAAAACATTTTTGAAAACCATGGCGCTATTGCCAAGGTTAGCTCCATTCACGTCAATGGTTGGTTTGGCGACTATGATAAGCTCTCCATGACATTGCAATTTCTAAAAAATGAATTCTCGATCTCTCCAGAAAGAGCTAAAGAAGTATGCGCCTTCAGCGGTGACTCGCCAAACGATGAACCGATGTTTGCCTACTTCCCTCATAGCTTTGCTGTAGCGAACATTCGCGACTTCATCAAAGACATCAAAAGCCCCCCAACTTATGTAGCAAATCTTCGCGGTGGCTTAGGCTTTCAAGAAATTGCAGAGGTCATTTTAAATAAGAAATAA
- a CDS encoding DNA topoisomerase I (COG0550 Topoisomerase IA) — MAKKTDSSGIKLVVVESPTKAKTIRKFLGKDYVVESCMGHIRDLPQSAKDIPEKVKKEKWAQLGVNVDKNFEPLYCVPKDKLKVVKNLKDKLADASELYLATDEDREGESISWHLMEVLKPKVPTKRMVFHEITKDAIQKALRDTREIDLNLVRAQEARRILDRLVGYTISPLLWKKVAYGLSAGRVQSVAVRLIAERELERVRFKKSSYWGVLAELSKSGVNFESRLQQYKKQRIATGKDFDGLTGALIDGKDVLVLDETLSAKIAKDLKTQEWKVVDVEEKPTFRKPAAPFITSTLQQEANRKLGLSSREAMQVAQKLYEQGFITYMRTDSTFLSNEALNASRACIEKKYGKEYLTPQPRNYAAKKVKGAQEAHEAIRPAGTEFVDPDDTGLTGTQFKLYDLIWKRTIASQMVDARQKQVSAKIQVGEALFGASGMTIEFPGFLRAYVEGSDDPEADLAEREVRLPALKVSDSVGCAKLDPTSHETKPPARYTEASLVQTMEKEGIGRPSTYASVIGTIIDRGYVRKNGTALVPTFTAMIVSKLLGSYLSEYVDLGFTSEMEQSLDNIAEGELDWESYLGSIYHGSKGLKARVDSQAEVINPDEARTMTLEGMDNYKFHVGRYGAYITTKRDGEDVSASLPDNESPADITPESAEKLIDQKINGADALGKDPATDLPIYVLSGRYGPYVQLGDVSPEDDKPKRASLPPGVQPEQVDLKMALDLLSLPKTLGQHPGTGKDIKAGLGRFGPFIVHDGDYRSIPKGESLFDVDLAKALEMLSQPKKGRGRAAALKDLGVHPVSEEPIQIFNGPYGPYIKCGKTNASLPEGATPDSVTLEQAIALIDEKGGGKAKGGAKKAAKKTAKKATATASSEKPAKKVAKKAAPKTALKKATTAKSKAEALGVKKVVTRKAKK, encoded by the coding sequence ATGGCAAAGAAAACGGATTCTTCAGGAATTAAGCTGGTGGTGGTGGAGTCTCCTACCAAGGCGAAAACGATTCGTAAGTTTCTGGGCAAAGACTATGTTGTTGAATCTTGTATGGGACATATTCGTGACCTCCCTCAGTCTGCTAAAGATATTCCTGAAAAAGTAAAAAAAGAAAAGTGGGCGCAATTAGGCGTAAACGTCGATAAAAACTTCGAGCCCCTTTACTGTGTTCCTAAAGACAAATTAAAAGTCGTCAAAAATCTTAAAGACAAGCTAGCCGATGCCTCAGAGCTTTATCTCGCTACGGATGAAGATAGAGAAGGGGAGTCAATTAGCTGGCACTTGATGGAAGTTCTTAAGCCTAAGGTTCCTACAAAACGCATGGTGTTCCACGAGATCACTAAAGATGCGATTCAAAAAGCTTTGAGAGATACGCGTGAGATTGATTTAAACCTCGTGCGTGCCCAGGAAGCCCGTCGCATTTTAGATCGTCTTGTGGGTTATACAATTTCCCCACTCTTGTGGAAGAAGGTCGCCTACGGTTTGTCAGCCGGGCGTGTGCAGTCTGTGGCTGTACGTTTGATTGCTGAACGTGAATTAGAAAGAGTTCGTTTTAAGAAGTCATCTTATTGGGGCGTGTTGGCGGAGCTTTCAAAAAGCGGTGTTAACTTTGAGTCTCGCCTTCAGCAGTATAAAAAACAGCGCATCGCTACTGGTAAAGACTTTGATGGTCTTACGGGTGCTTTGATTGATGGTAAAGATGTATTAGTTCTGGATGAAACGCTTTCTGCGAAGATTGCTAAAGACCTGAAAACTCAAGAGTGGAAGGTTGTGGATGTTGAAGAAAAACCAACATTCAGAAAACCGGCAGCCCCTTTTATCACTTCAACTCTTCAACAAGAGGCGAATAGAAAATTAGGACTGAGTTCTCGTGAGGCGATGCAAGTTGCACAAAAGCTGTACGAACAAGGTTTTATCACTTATATGCGTACGGACTCTACATTCCTTTCCAACGAAGCCCTGAACGCTTCGCGCGCTTGTATTGAGAAGAAATACGGCAAAGAGTACCTAACACCTCAGCCGCGCAACTACGCAGCCAAAAAAGTTAAAGGTGCGCAAGAGGCCCATGAGGCGATCCGTCCAGCGGGAACGGAGTTCGTGGATCCTGATGATACGGGATTAACGGGAACACAGTTTAAACTTTACGATTTAATTTGGAAAAGAACGATTGCTTCGCAAATGGTTGATGCTCGTCAAAAGCAAGTCAGTGCGAAAATTCAAGTAGGCGAAGCTCTGTTTGGAGCTTCAGGGATGACTATTGAGTTCCCTGGTTTCTTACGCGCCTATGTTGAGGGCAGTGATGATCCTGAAGCAGATTTAGCAGAAAGAGAAGTTCGTCTTCCGGCGCTCAAAGTTTCAGACTCTGTGGGTTGCGCTAAGTTAGATCCAACATCTCATGAAACAAAGCCACCTGCGCGCTATACAGAGGCAAGCCTTGTACAGACGATGGAAAAAGAGGGGATTGGTCGTCCTTCAACTTACGCATCGGTTATTGGAACTATTATTGATCGAGGGTATGTTCGTAAAAATGGAACAGCACTTGTTCCAACATTTACGGCAATGATCGTGTCTAAGTTATTAGGCAGTTATTTATCTGAATACGTAGATTTAGGTTTTACATCCGAGATGGAGCAAAGCCTCGATAACATCGCCGAAGGAGAGTTGGATTGGGAGAGCTATCTTGGCTCTATCTATCACGGCTCTAAGGGATTAAAGGCTCGCGTTGATTCGCAAGCCGAAGTGATCAATCCTGATGAAGCTCGTACAATGACTCTTGAGGGAATGGATAATTATAAATTCCACGTGGGTCGCTATGGTGCTTACATCACGACAAAACGTGATGGTGAAGACGTGAGTGCGTCGTTACCTGATAACGAATCACCTGCGGATATCACTCCAGAGTCGGCTGAAAAACTGATCGATCAAAAGATCAACGGTGCCGATGCTCTTGGAAAAGATCCAGCAACAGATTTACCAATTTATGTATTAAGTGGCCGCTATGGACCTTATGTACAATTGGGTGATGTTTCTCCAGAAGACGATAAACCAAAACGTGCGTCTTTGCCTCCAGGGGTTCAGCCTGAACAAGTAGATCTTAAGATGGCGTTGGATTTATTATCCCTGCCAAAAACTTTGGGTCAGCATCCTGGAACTGGTAAAGATATTAAGGCGGGCTTGGGTCGCTTTGGTCCATTCATTGTTCACGATGGGGACTACCGCTCAATTCCAAAAGGCGAAAGTCTTTTCGATGTGGATTTGGCAAAAGCCCTTGAAATGCTCAGCCAACCTAAGAAGGGCAGAGGACGTGCGGCTGCGCTGAAAGATCTGGGAGTGCATCCGGTTTCTGAAGAGCCGATTCAGATCTTCAACGGCCCTTACGGTCCGTACATCAAATGTGGAAAGACAAATGCTTCTTTACCAGAAGGTGCGACTCCTGATTCCGTTACACTCGAGCAAGCCATTGCCTTGATTGATGAAAAGGGCGGTGGGAAAGCAAAAGGTGGCGCGAAAAAGGCAGCCAAGAAGACAGCGAAAAAGGCGACAGCCACTGCGTCTTCAGAAAAGCCAGCTAAGAAAGTCGCTAAAAAAGCCGCTCCTAAAACAGCTTTAAAGAAAGCCACCACGGCAAAATCGAAAGCAGAAGCTTTGGGTGTCAAAAAAGTTGTCACTCGAAAGGCTAAAAAGTAA
- a CDS encoding tail-specific protease (COG0793 Periplasmic protease) — MSVFSNSVKGLLIAGSLAISSIASAQLKEGLDCRYLTVIEQGFLANHVKYSTRDSELQTRVVEQYLKRLDPSKIYLTQSDVDRIRKLAGNVFDKTKNKNCEFLDQIQKIVLEKFKERAEFAKSYLGKEFKFDSTTEFTFDPDKKQWPKDANEANEYLKKYVQFQIGNYLATDMKLEEAKSNVKKNYDRAVKRMQDTTQDDLYSGYLDSFARALDPHSSFFSRDVLEDFEIQMRLSLEGIGATLSSQDGFTVVEQLVPGGAAAKSGQIDPQDKIIAVGQEKGPMENVIDMDLKDVVKKIRGNKGTKVRLTILRKAGDGKKRFDVTLTREKVNLEDEAASISFVDRTIGGQKKKIGIINFPSFYADSRRGGRSSAADMKKLVKEANDKKADGLVLDLSTNGGGSLEDAVKIAGLFFGTGNVVKQSSKNEGRGESALRDTDATVDWAGPLVVLTSRISASASEIVSGTLQDYKRAVVVGGDHTYGKGSVQSVLPIPNNLGAIKVTVGMFFIPGGKSTQHRGVDADIVLPGPYSTDEIGEKYMDYSLPPKTIEPFISPEAFVKEGPGAWKEIKPEWLKILGERSAQRVASNDEFKKIVDELEKAKTRGKVIKVNEVLKDKNEKDKKDKAKKTASKSKKLEEYLKRPEIQEAESVLLDLIQLEEGKTLVPPKQANSK, encoded by the coding sequence ATGAGTGTGTTCTCAAATAGCGTAAAAGGTTTATTAATCGCCGGATCTTTAGCGATTTCCTCTATCGCTTCTGCTCAATTAAAAGAAGGTTTAGACTGTCGCTATCTGACAGTTATCGAACAGGGTTTCCTCGCAAACCACGTGAAATACTCAACCAGAGATTCTGAGCTTCAAACTCGTGTTGTTGAGCAATACCTAAAAAGATTAGATCCCTCTAAAATCTATCTCACGCAGTCGGATGTCGATCGGATTCGTAAGTTAGCAGGAAACGTTTTTGATAAAACGAAAAACAAAAACTGTGAGTTCCTCGATCAGATTCAAAAAATCGTTCTCGAGAAGTTTAAAGAACGTGCAGAATTTGCGAAGAGCTATCTAGGCAAAGAATTCAAATTTGATTCAACAACTGAGTTTACTTTTGATCCAGATAAAAAACAGTGGCCAAAAGATGCGAACGAAGCGAATGAGTATTTAAAAAAATATGTTCAGTTTCAAATCGGGAACTATCTTGCAACTGACATGAAGCTTGAAGAAGCTAAAAGCAACGTAAAGAAAAACTACGATCGCGCAGTTAAGAGAATGCAAGACACAACTCAAGATGATCTTTACTCTGGGTACTTGGATTCTTTTGCTCGTGCTCTAGACCCGCATTCTAGTTTCTTCTCTAGGGATGTCCTTGAAGACTTTGAAATTCAAATGCGTCTGTCTTTAGAAGGTATTGGGGCGACTCTTTCTTCTCAAGATGGATTCACAGTTGTAGAGCAACTTGTTCCGGGTGGAGCTGCGGCGAAGTCAGGACAGATCGATCCTCAAGATAAGATCATTGCTGTTGGTCAAGAAAAAGGGCCGATGGAAAATGTGATCGACATGGATCTTAAAGACGTTGTTAAAAAGATTCGTGGAAACAAAGGAACAAAAGTTCGTCTAACAATCTTGCGTAAAGCAGGTGATGGTAAGAAGAGATTCGACGTCACGCTGACTCGTGAGAAAGTGAACCTTGAAGACGAAGCAGCTTCTATTTCTTTTGTAGATCGCACAATCGGTGGTCAGAAAAAGAAAATTGGGATTATCAACTTTCCATCTTTTTATGCCGACTCTCGCCGTGGAGGACGTTCATCAGCGGCGGATATGAAAAAGCTGGTTAAAGAAGCGAACGATAAAAAAGCGGACGGTCTTGTTCTTGACCTTTCTACAAACGGGGGAGGTTCTTTAGAGGACGCCGTTAAAATCGCAGGTCTTTTCTTTGGAACTGGAAACGTTGTTAAGCAATCTTCTAAAAACGAAGGTCGTGGTGAGTCTGCTCTTAGAGATACAGATGCAACTGTTGATTGGGCGGGACCTCTTGTTGTATTAACAAGCCGTATTTCAGCGTCTGCCTCTGAAATTGTATCGGGAACTTTACAAGATTATAAACGTGCGGTTGTCGTCGGTGGTGATCATACTTACGGTAAGGGAAGTGTACAAAGCGTCCTTCCAATTCCAAACAATCTTGGTGCTATCAAAGTAACTGTTGGAATGTTCTTTATTCCGGGTGGGAAATCGACTCAGCACCGTGGCGTAGATGCTGACATCGTATTGCCAGGTCCTTACAGCACGGATGAAATCGGCGAGAAGTACATGGACTACTCTCTTCCGCCGAAAACAATCGAGCCATTTATTTCTCCAGAAGCTTTTGTCAAAGAAGGCCCTGGGGCATGGAAAGAAATCAAACCAGAGTGGTTGAAAATTCTTGGTGAGAGATCGGCTCAACGTGTAGCGAGCAACGACGAATTTAAAAAGATCGTCGATGAATTAGAAAAAGCAAAAACACGTGGCAAAGTTATTAAAGTAAACGAAGTCCTTAAGGATAAAAACGAAAAGGACAAAAAGGATAAAGCTAAGAAAACGGCAAGCAAATCTAAAAAGCTTGAAGAGTATCTGAAGCGTCCAGAGATCCAAGAAGCTGAGAGTGTTCTTTTAGACCTCATCCAGCTTGAAGAAGGCAAAACTTTGGTTCCACCGAAGCAAGCCAACTCTAAATAA
- a CDS encoding 3-methyl-2-oxobutanoate dehydrogenase (COG1071 Pyruvate/2-oxoglutarate dehydrogenase complex, dehydrogenase (E1) component, eukaryotic type, alpha subunit) → MSKKTKVAAKSKSSAKKVVKAAPKAVKASAKKAVAKKTTSAAKTKKATPTTSKPVAKKSVKDNFGGLSKDLLLQMHEMMVKSRVLEERLIKIYKAGEAYFWIGGPGEEAFGVPLGMLARKGRGPEYDWLHLHYRCTPTLVAMGMDMLDSIRLIVNRSTDPSTGGRNFANHYCFPDMNVAPVTSPIEVQYPIACGTAHAQKRVGKKALSIVTGGDAGTAEGDFASALILASRKGQELPMLITVQNNKFGISTPFEGQHGETNIADRAKAFNIRSRIINGNDPVESYLAIQEEMEYIRKTGKPAFIEAHLSRLYGHSSADGANKKTGMLDPVTEFEARLLKAGVLSQEDASAVWEKYEAEGVAAQEKARQEPVPTAESIWDHVYVDNENADWRKF, encoded by the coding sequence ATGTCGAAGAAAACCAAAGTGGCTGCGAAGAGTAAATCTTCGGCCAAAAAAGTGGTCAAAGCGGCGCCGAAAGCGGTGAAGGCATCTGCTAAAAAAGCAGTCGCAAAAAAAACGACTTCAGCAGCGAAGACTAAAAAAGCAACCCCGACAACATCAAAGCCTGTGGCGAAAAAATCTGTGAAGGATAACTTTGGAGGTCTTTCAAAAGATCTACTTTTGCAGATGCATGAGATGATGGTGAAGTCTCGCGTTCTTGAAGAGCGTCTTATCAAAATTTATAAAGCAGGCGAGGCTTACTTCTGGATCGGTGGACCTGGGGAAGAAGCATTCGGAGTTCCACTCGGAATGTTGGCTCGTAAAGGCCGTGGCCCTGAGTATGACTGGCTTCATCTACACTACCGTTGCACACCAACTCTTGTAGCAATGGGAATGGATATGTTGGATTCGATACGTCTGATCGTGAATCGTTCAACAGACCCTTCGACGGGTGGTCGCAACTTTGCCAATCACTATTGCTTCCCTGATATGAACGTGGCTCCTGTGACTTCTCCTATCGAAGTTCAGTATCCAATCGCTTGTGGGACAGCTCATGCGCAAAAACGCGTAGGTAAGAAAGCTTTATCTATCGTTACTGGTGGTGATGCTGGAACGGCAGAGGGTGATTTTGCTTCAGCTTTGATCCTGGCTTCTCGCAAAGGACAGGAGTTGCCAATGTTGATCACAGTGCAAAATAATAAGTTCGGTATTTCAACTCCGTTCGAAGGTCAGCACGGTGAAACTAACATCGCTGATCGTGCCAAGGCGTTCAATATTCGCTCTCGAATCATCAATGGCAATGACCCTGTAGAGTCGTATTTAGCAATTCAAGAAGAGATGGAGTACATCCGTAAAACAGGCAAGCCTGCATTTATTGAAGCTCATTTAAGCCGACTTTACGGTCACTCTTCTGCGGACGGTGCGAATAAGAAAACGGGGATGTTAGATCCTGTGACTGAGTTTGAAGCGCGCCTATTAAAAGCTGGCGTATTATCTCAAGAAGATGCTTCAGCCGTTTGGGAAAAATATGAAGCAGAAGGTGTTGCTGCTCAAGAGAAAGCTCGTCAAGAGCCAGTCCCGACAGCGGAATCTATTTGGGATCATGTGTATGTTGACAATGAAAATGCAGATTGGAGAAAGTTCTAA
- a CDS encoding 3-methyl-2-oxobutanoate dehydrogenase (COG0022 Pyruvate/2-oxoglutarate dehydrogenase complex, dehydrogenase (E1) component, eukaryotic type, beta subunit) has product MASIAQAIRMALHYGEENLGVKDIFGQDVGAPLGGVFTATQGLKTAWNSPLDERGIINMAMGIAMAGDRCVAEIQFADYIFNTIDLLKIAGNTLWCTNGQVQMPMVVMTPVGAGIFGSVYHSHSFDAWASRLPGWKIVMPSNSLDAYGLMLAAIKDPNPVLYLKSKALMRHRSDELIPGEPADDRELKAMIDKPVQNPEGWVPRWPDLEEYIVPIGKGKITREGEQLTIVTYSRMVHLCNEVADKLAQEGMSIEVIDLRSIYPYDWQMIKESVSKTGRVLFVNEDTEVTNFGEHLAYRTTQELFYELMARPRVLAGKNVPGIGLHPNLERNSVPQLTDIEEAVREVMAEVP; this is encoded by the coding sequence ATGGCAAGCATCGCTCAAGCTATCAGAATGGCCCTTCACTACGGTGAAGAAAACCTTGGTGTAAAAGATATTTTTGGTCAAGACGTTGGTGCTCCTCTTGGAGGCGTATTCACAGCGACTCAAGGTTTGAAAACTGCATGGAACTCTCCACTCGATGAACGCGGTATTATCAATATGGCAATGGGTATTGCTATGGCTGGTGATAGATGTGTTGCGGAGATTCAATTTGCTGACTATATCTTCAATACGATCGACTTATTAAAAATTGCTGGCAACACTTTGTGGTGTACAAATGGCCAAGTGCAAATGCCGATGGTAGTGATGACTCCAGTAGGTGCTGGAATCTTCGGGTCTGTCTATCACTCGCACTCTTTCGATGCATGGGCTTCAAGACTTCCAGGCTGGAAGATCGTAATGCCGTCAAACTCTTTGGACGCCTACGGTTTAATGTTGGCGGCGATCAAAGATCCAAATCCAGTATTGTATTTGAAATCTAAAGCGTTGATGAGACATCGCAGTGACGAGCTTATTCCGGGCGAACCAGCAGATGATCGTGAGTTAAAAGCGATGATCGATAAGCCTGTACAAAATCCAGAAGGCTGGGTTCCTCGTTGGCCAGATCTTGAAGAATATATCGTTCCAATTGGCAAAGGTAAGATCACACGTGAAGGTGAGCAGCTAACAATTGTTACTTACAGCCGCATGGTTCATCTGTGCAATGAAGTCGCTGATAAGCTTGCTCAAGAGGGAATGTCGATTGAAGTGATCGATCTGCGTTCGATTTATCCTTATGACTGGCAAATGATTAAAGAGTCTGTTTCTAAAACAGGCCGCGTTCTATTCGTCAATGAAGATACTGAAGTGACTAACTTCGGAGAGCATTTGGCTTACAGAACGACTCAAGAGCTGTTCTATGAATTAATGGCACGTCCTCGTGTTCTTGCTGGCAAGAATGTTCCAGGAATTGGCTTACATCCAAATCTAGAGCGCAACTCTGTTCCGCAGCTTACTGATATTGAAGAAGCGGTTCGTGAAGTAATGGCAGAAGTTCCATAG
- a CDS encoding hypothetical protein (COG0500 SAM-dependent methyltransferases), with product MTKAKATKKKKAKNEVFVFDKYELYRKAVQSAENDVVFIRDTFRKLKGRDPFVFREDFCGTFALSTEWVKLNEEHESIGVDLDPEPMEYGKLHYLTTLDAPQQDRMTLINGNVLDPKLPKADIVCAMNFSYFCFKTREMMKQYFANVYRTLEKDGMFMVDLFGGSQCYDAIEDEIVHDGFTYYWDQTGFDPIANEAVFHIHFKIKGKKVENVFTYDWRMWSIPEIRDIMNEVGFKKTHVYWEGTAADGSGNGEFTPAKVGEACQSWIAYVIAEK from the coding sequence ATGACTAAAGCAAAAGCGACTAAGAAGAAAAAAGCAAAAAACGAAGTGTTTGTATTTGATAAATATGAACTCTATCGCAAAGCGGTTCAATCGGCAGAAAATGATGTCGTTTTTATCAGAGATACTTTTAGAAAATTAAAAGGACGTGATCCTTTTGTTTTCAGAGAAGACTTCTGCGGCACTTTTGCTCTTTCTACAGAGTGGGTTAAGCTGAATGAAGAACATGAATCTATCGGGGTTGATCTTGATCCAGAACCGATGGAGTACGGGAAGCTTCACTACCTGACAACTTTAGATGCTCCTCAACAAGATCGTATGACTTTGATCAACGGTAATGTTCTTGATCCAAAACTTCCGAAAGCAGACATCGTCTGTGCTATGAACTTTTCTTATTTCTGTTTTAAGACTCGCGAGATGATGAAGCAATACTTTGCCAATGTTTATAGAACTCTTGAAAAAGACGGTATGTTCATGGTCGATCTATTCGGTGGCAGTCAATGTTACGATGCTATCGAAGATGAAATTGTTCACGATGGATTTACGTATTACTGGGATCAGACGGGTTTTGATCCAATTGCAAATGAAGCTGTTTTTCATATCCACTTTAAAATCAAAGGTAAAAAAGTTGAAAACGTATTTACCTACGATTGGCGCATGTGGAGCATTCCTGAAATCCGCGATATCATGAATGAAGTCGGATTTAAAAAGACTCACGTCTATTGGGAAGGCACAGCTGCTGATGGATCTGGCAATGGCGAGTTTACTCCTGCGAAAGTGGGGGAGGCGTGTCAGAGTTGGATAGCCTACGTCATCGCCGAAAAATAA
- a CDS encoding transposase (COG2963 Transposase and inactivated derivatives): MGSFTAKDRKDLENNQNVLKVTTSNVTYTPEFKVKALKLRQDGLMPSEIFKDAGINLSLFGKDYPRKCIQRWAKMSQKDGGLKKERRGVNSTGRPKGLRFKSAEEEIAYLRAENDFLKKLHALEARYANKKSSR, from the coding sequence ATGGGTTCATTTACAGCAAAAGATCGCAAAGATCTTGAGAACAATCAAAATGTTTTAAAGGTAACAACCTCTAACGTTACCTATACTCCAGAGTTTAAGGTTAAGGCTTTGAAGCTCCGTCAAGATGGGCTAATGCCTTCAGAAATATTTAAAGATGCCGGAATCAACCTTTCTCTCTTCGGCAAAGACTACCCCAGAAAGTGTATCCAGCGTTGGGCGAAGATGTCTCAAAAAGACGGTGGATTAAAGAAGGAGCGTCGAGGAGTTAATTCTACTGGGCGCCCCAAGGGGCTTCGGTTTAAATCAGCAGAAGAAGAAATTGCTTATTTGCGCGCGGAGAATGATTTCCTAAAAAAGCTCCACGCCTTGGAGGCAAGATACGCAAACAAGAAAAGTTCGCGTTAA
- a CDS encoding putative transposase (COG2801 Transposase and inactivated derivatives), with product MLLQKYFWINMNLKKVRRLMKKHGLRTVIRRKNRSRQVWVEGDEHRASPNILNRNFNVQKKDTVYSTDITYLDYGLGKRAYLSAVKDLATKEIVHYTVSASATLNIALRGLEDLFSQKPKHIIMHSDQGSHYTSKIYRDLLSKWEITQSMSRKGNCLDNAPIESFFGHLKDEAELRDCNTYEELVAEIDRYIKYYNNERPQWDLKGKTPAECRGFT from the coding sequence ATGCTTTTACAGAAATATTTTTGGATCAATATGAACTTAAAGAAAGTCCGTCGTCTTATGAAAAAGCATGGACTTCGAACTGTCATCCGCAGAAAGAATAGATCTAGGCAAGTTTGGGTAGAAGGAGATGAACATAGAGCAAGCCCGAATATTCTTAATAGGAATTTTAATGTCCAAAAGAAGGATACTGTGTATTCGACAGACATTACTTATCTTGATTATGGACTTGGAAAACGAGCTTATCTATCGGCAGTAAAGGATTTGGCAACGAAGGAGATCGTGCATTACACCGTTTCAGCAAGTGCAACTTTAAATATCGCACTTAGGGGCCTCGAAGATCTTTTTAGTCAAAAGCCCAAACATATCATTATGCACTCAGATCAAGGCAGCCACTATACTTCAAAGATCTATCGAGATTTATTAAGCAAGTGGGAAATAACTCAATCAATGTCACGTAAGGGAAATTGTTTGGACAATGCTCCGATAGAAAGTTTTTTCGGACATTTAAAAGATGAGGCAGAGCTTCGAGATTGCAATACATATGAAGAGTTGGTAGCAGAGATAGATCGTTATATTAAATACTATAATAACGAACGACCCCAATGGGACTTAAAAGGAAAAACCCCGGCAGAGTGCCGAGGTTTTACTTAA